TACTTATATAAAGGTATTGGAAGAAAATATTAATGTAAAAAAAGAAATTGTATATGCAGCTGCTCTGCTGCATGATATAGGAAGATGGCAGCAATATGAAGAGGGCATACCTCATGAATTAGCTAGTATTAAGTTAGGAAAAGATATTTTGGATCAGTGCGGTTTTGACAATGAGGAAGAAAAAAAAATATTTGATTTGATAGGTAATCACAGAAAAAAAGATTCTGATAGTTTACTTAAAAATATATTTTATTATAGTGACAAAGCATGTAGAAATTGTTTTATGTGCAAAGCTATTTCAGAGTGTAATTGGCCAGATGAAAAGAAAAACTATAGTATTAAATATTGATTAGTTTTAGTTAGGGGATGTTTTGTATGGATGTCATATATGTAGAGGATTTAGAAGTATATGCCTATCATGGTGTAAATCAAGCTGAAAAAGATATGGGGCAGAGGTTTCTTATATCACTGCAAATATTTTTAAATTTAAGTGAAGCAGGAAAAAGTGATGACCTGAGTAAAACTATTAATTACGCCAAATTATGCTGTGAAGTAGAGGAAGAATTTAAAAGAAAAAAATACAATCTTATTGAAAAGTCTGCAGAATCTCTAGCTAGTTTTATATTAAAAAAATATACAGAAGTAGAAAGAGTGACAGTCAAAATAAAAAAACCATGGGCACCTATAGGAAAGCCATTAAAGTGGGTAGCGGTAGAAATAAATAGGTGCTGGCATACAGCTTATATTTCAATTGGTTCTAATTTAGGTGATAAAGCAAAAAATATAAAAGATGCCATAGATATAATAGATTCTTCACCTTATAATAATGTAACAAAAATATCTAAATTGTATGAAACTAAACCTGTGGGATATTTAGATCAGGATAATTTTTTAAATGGTGCTCTAGAGGTTAAAACCTTAATGGAGCCCGGAGATTTAATGGATTTTTTGTTAGAGGTAGAGAAAAAATTAAAAAGAGAGAGAATAATAAAATGGGGACCTAGAACTATAGACTTGGATGTAATATTATATGATGATTTAGTTACATCAGAAGAAAAGATTATAATTCCCCATCCAAGAATGCATGAGAGATTATTCGTTTTAAAGCCATTATCAGATATTGCACCTTATGTTATTCATCCTGTTTTAAATGATAGAATTATAAATTTGACTCATGAATTAGAAAAAACACAAGAATTATAAAGTTTTAAGTTAAAAATGAGGCTGTCGCATTAGCATAAAAAATATGCTAACGCGGCAGCGTTTTTGTGTATGTCTCAAGGAGCAAAGTGAAGACTACGAAATCTTGCGAAGGTAGAATGATCTGGTACTGATTAACATTCTAGAAGGCACATGAAATTTACATCTCTTTTGCAAGAGGTTTCCATTTCTCTAGAAGAATAGCTATGATTCATATAAGAATAAAGTAAAATCTTCAGCATCTGACGAGGTATAGCCTGATTTTCCCTTAATTGGGAATAAGTTAAAAGTAAATCTTTCACTCTTCCGAGTGGGAGATTTATTTTTTAGGCAAAAAGGATGCCACACTAATTTTTTAGTGCAACAGCCACCCTGCTTGCCATTTAGCGTTGCAGAAACGTTTATAACGTTAATCCTCAGCCTTCTATTGACAAAATAAAAACATTCAATTAAAATAACATACGATATATAACTTAAGTTATATTATGAAAGGAGGGAGTAGAATGGCGCCGAAAACCAAAATATCCAAAGCTGATATTATAACGGCTTCTCTTGCTATTGTTCGCGAAAGTGGAGTAGAAGCCTTGAACGCCAGATCTGTGGCACAAAAACTAAACTGTTCCACACAGCCGATTTTCAGCAACTATTCCACGATGGAAGATTTAAAAACGGATGTAATGCAATCGGCAAAGCAGATTTATCAGCAATTTATTGAAAGAGGCATGGAAGGTTCCGCCTATCCGCCGTACAAAGCAAGTGGTATCTACTATATTAAATTTGCCAGAGAGGAAAAAGAACTGTTCAAACTGCTTTTTATGCGTGATCGGTCTCAGGAAGAAATAAAAGAGGAACGAGAGGACATTTCTAAACTTTTACACCTCATTTCAGCTAATACCGGAATGAGTTTGGATGATGCATTTATGTTTCATATTGAAATGTGGACCTATGCTCACGGAATTGCCACAATGATTGCTACATCCTACCTGGATTGGCAGTGGGATATGATCAGTATGATGTTGACCGACGCATACGAGGGCATGAGAGAACGATATAAAAATAAGGAGGGCAAGTAAATGGATGCGATTGTTATGAGTAACTTAACTAAAAAATATAAAGACATAACTGCTGTCAATGACCTAAGCTTATCAATTCAGACCGGAGAATTATTTTCACTTTTGGGTGTAAACGGAGCGGGTAAAACTACCACAATAAAAATGCTTTCATGTCTTACACGGCCTACAAGTGGCGATGCGGTATTGAATGGTAAAAGCATTACTAAAGATACGCAGGCAGTAAAGTCAATAATCTCTGTTTCACCACAAGAAACAGCTGTTGCACCTAATTTGACCGTAAAAGAGAATCTAGGGCTTATGGCAGGGGCTCATGGTTTTTCCAACGAAAAAGCTAAAGCCAAAATAACAGAACTGATTGGTCAATTTGGCTTACACGAAATTGCAAATAAGCAGGCAAAGAAACTTTCAGGCGGTTGGCAGCGTAAGCTTAGTATTGCAATGGCTTTGATTTCCGAACCGCAAATTTTGTTTTTAGATGAGCCAACGTTGGGACTGGACGTTTTGGCACGAAGCGATTTATGGGATATCATTCGTTCCTTTAAAGGAAGAATTACAATAATCTTGACAACGCACTATATGGAAGAAGCAGAATCACTTTCAGACCATATTGCCATTATGAAAAACGGTAAGCTCTTATTTGCAGGAACGGCCGATGAAATCAAAATTAAAGCCGGAACGGATCGATTTGAAGATGCTTTCGTGAAACTTGTCAAGGAGGGAGTGCAATGAGAATGCTTTCTTTTTTCACACGTACAGCAAAGGAAATCCTGCGTGACCCTTTAAATGTGGCATTAGGTATAGGATTCCCGTTAGTCGTCCTTCTGTTGTTGTCTGAGATACAGGCAAATATCCCTATCAGCCTTTTCAAGATAGACAAGCTTGTACCGGGAATATCTGTATTCGGGTTATCCTTTATGACGTTGTTTTCTTCGATGTTGATAGCAAAAGACCGGTCAAGTGCTTTGATTCAAAGATTATACACTACACCATTAACCGCAAGTGATTATATCTTGGGATATGCGCTCCCCCTTATTCCGATTTCATTGGCGCAAAGCGTAATTTGCTACATTACGGCCATCTTTTTAGGATTGAAGATTACTATAAACATTGTTTATGCGATTCTCTTTTCCATACCGATTGCGTTATTCTTTATTACATTAGGACTTCTGTTTGGAAGTATCTTTAATGACAAGCAGGTAGGTGGTATCTGCGGACCGATACTTACAAACTTAGCAGCATGGCTTTCAGGAACATGGTTTGATTTAGGACTTGTTGGAGGTCTATTTAAAAAAATAGCATATGCTTTACCGTTTGTGCATGCTGTTGAACTTGGACGAGCCGTTTTGGGGGGCAACTTTGAAGGAATATTCCCACATATATGGTGGGTGTTTGGATATGCTGGTTTGACTGTAGTCATATCCATCCTTGTATTCACCCGAAAGATGAAAATTAATTGAGGTTAATAAAGAGCTATGAGAACAGAATGGTTATTGTGTCCTGCATGCAAAAATAAAACCTGCATTAGGGTACGAGGTGATACAATTATTGAAAACTTTCCTCTATTCTGGCCGAAGTGCAAGTAGGAAACGCTAATCAATGTACCCCAGCTAAATATGTCAGTTATCAAAGAGCCAGATGCTAAGACGCAGAGACAATAACATGTAAGATTGCTTACAGTTACCGGCTCTTTAGTACCATAAAAGTGTAATTGTTAAACACATCATTAGTGATTTAACACGTGCACTTATTTTTTTATAATAAAGGGAAGTAATTGTTCTGGCGAGGCTCTTTTTGAATTTTTACATCCGTTATAAAAATCGTCAACCACCCCTTATTATAAACATTTAATTAAGCAGGTTGGAACAAAGTAAACGGGAAAGATAAGCTATCAGATTTTGTAGAAGAATATTGGCATTTTGATAATACCAGAATATCCAGTAGTTAGAGCTATGGGCGGTGTTGGTGATGTATTAGCCCCAAAGCTAATAGCTGAAATAGGTGACGCACGATATTTCATAATAGTAAGGCACAATAGCCTATGCAGGAATAGATGCAGCACCAGATGATCATGCAGTATATTGGTATATTCTAAAAAAGAAGCTGAGGGTAAACCAAAACGGGCAGCTAAAATAGTAGGCTTAAATAAATTTTTACGGATTTACTATGCAAGAGTAATGGAATCTTACCAATAAAAAAATGCATTGACTTTTCTTAGCAGGTTTTTATACTATATTTTATTGTGTAGTTTTAAGTCACAGTAATAAATATACGATATATAACCATAATATAAATTTAGTAAAGAATGGGAGTGGTTTCATGGCAGAAAAGATATTAAAACCTCCAGTAGAGATTTTATATAAAGAAGAACTTGCAGCTTTAAAGAAAAAGGATGATGGAATAAAACCAGAAAATTGGATACTGTCACCAAAGGCTGTGAGAAAATTTATACTCGGAAGTTTAGAACCTTTAACATATAGAAATAGAAAAATATACATAAATAAAAAGTTTTTTGGAAATGATTCTTTAGTTGAAAGATGTATTATAACCCTTGCAGGAAACAGGGGACTTATGCTTGTTGGAGAACCAGGTACTGCAAAAACAATGTTATCTGAGTTATTATCTGCGGCGATATGCGGCTGCAGCACTAACACTGTTCAAGGTACGGCTGGAACTACTGAAGATATGATTAAGTATTCATGGAATTATGCAATGCTTTTAGCAAAAGGACCAACATCTGATGCTATAGTTAAAGCACCACTTTTTGTTGGAATGGAGAAGGGAATTATCACGAGATTTGAAGAGATAACAAGGTGTCCATCAGAAATTCAAGATAGTTTAATAAGTATATTAAGTGATAAAGTACTTAACATACCAGAACTTGGTGAAAGTGAAGGACTACTATTTGCAAAACCTGGATTTAATATAATAGGTACTGCAAATACACGTGATAAAGGTGTTAATGAAATGAGTAGTGCTTTAAAAAGAAGATTTAATTTTGAAACCATATTTCCTATAAAAGATGTTTCACTAGAAGCAAAAATAATAGTAAATGAAGTTGAAAAACTTAAAAATCAAAACAATATAAAAATGGAAGTGGATGAGGATGTTGCAGAACTTTTGGCCTCAACTTTTCATGAACTTCGAGAAGGAATATCTTCAAATGGCATAAGGATAGATAAGCCTTCTTCAGTTATGAGTACGGCAGAAGCCGTATCTGTTTATTACCAGACAATGATGACAGCTTATTACTATGGAGATTCGAAGATTAACCTGAATTCTATGGCCCAAAATATAATGGGTGCTGCTTTAAAGGAAAGTAGAGATGATCTTGAGAAGATTAAAAGTTATTTTAATGTTGTAGTTAAATCAAAAGCTGCAGAAGGTGGGGAATTATGGAAAAGTTATTACGAAGCAAGGAAATGGATAAAATAAATAAACTATTTAATGCCGCCTTTGATTTAAGGTCAAACCTTGTATTTTTTCCGATAAGACATCATAGTCCAGCATGTTCCTATCATTTAAGAAATACAATTCAAGAATATTTACCGCAAATTATATTAATTGAAGGACCTGTAGATGGAAATAACATAGAGGAGTCACTGTCGCATGAAGATAGTAATCCTCCTTTTGCTATTTACTATTCTTATTCGGATTC
The genomic region above belongs to Clostridium sp. AWRP and contains:
- a CDS encoding HD domain-containing protein — encoded protein: MEKVNAILKNRKFCAYLSKINKLEENRKYCKHNIQHLLDVARITYIKVLEENINVKKEIVYAAALLHDIGRWQQYEEGIPHELASIKLGKDILDQCGFDNEEEKKIFDLIGNHRKKDSDSLLKNIFYYSDKACRNCFMCKAISECNWPDEKKNYSIKY
- a CDS encoding AAA family ATPase: MAEKILKPPVEILYKEELAALKKKDDGIKPENWILSPKAVRKFILGSLEPLTYRNRKIYINKKFFGNDSLVERCIITLAGNRGLMLVGEPGTAKTMLSELLSAAICGCSTNTVQGTAGTTEDMIKYSWNYAMLLAKGPTSDAIVKAPLFVGMEKGIITRFEEITRCPSEIQDSLISILSDKVLNIPELGESEGLLFAKPGFNIIGTANTRDKGVNEMSSALKRRFNFETIFPIKDVSLEAKIIVNEVEKLKNQNNIKMEVDEDVAELLASTFHELREGISSNGIRIDKPSSVMSTAEAVSVYYQTMMTAYYYGDSKINLNSMAQNIMGAALKESRDDLEKIKSYFNVVVKSKAAEGGELWKSYYEARKWIK
- a CDS encoding TetR-like C-terminal domain-containing protein, giving the protein MAPKTKISKADIITASLAIVRESGVEALNARSVAQKLNCSTQPIFSNYSTMEDLKTDVMQSAKQIYQQFIERGMEGSAYPPYKASGIYYIKFAREEKELFKLLFMRDRSQEEIKEEREDISKLLHLISANTGMSLDDAFMFHIEMWTYAHGIATMIATSYLDWQWDMISMMLTDAYEGMRERYKNKEGK
- a CDS encoding ABC transporter ATP-binding protein — protein: MDAIVMSNLTKKYKDITAVNDLSLSIQTGELFSLLGVNGAGKTTTIKMLSCLTRPTSGDAVLNGKSITKDTQAVKSIISVSPQETAVAPNLTVKENLGLMAGAHGFSNEKAKAKITELIGQFGLHEIANKQAKKLSGGWQRKLSIAMALISEPQILFLDEPTLGLDVLARSDLWDIIRSFKGRITIILTTHYMEEAESLSDHIAIMKNGKLLFAGTADEIKIKAGTDRFEDAFVKLVKEGVQ
- the folK gene encoding 2-amino-4-hydroxy-6-hydroxymethyldihydropteridine diphosphokinase, yielding MDVIYVEDLEVYAYHGVNQAEKDMGQRFLISLQIFLNLSEAGKSDDLSKTINYAKLCCEVEEEFKRKKYNLIEKSAESLASFILKKYTEVERVTVKIKKPWAPIGKPLKWVAVEINRCWHTAYISIGSNLGDKAKNIKDAIDIIDSSPYNNVTKISKLYETKPVGYLDQDNFLNGALEVKTLMEPGDLMDFLLEVEKKLKRERIIKWGPRTIDLDVILYDDLVTSEEKIIIPHPRMHERLFVLKPLSDIAPYVIHPVLNDRIINLTHELEKTQEL
- a CDS encoding ABC transporter permease, encoding MRMLSFFTRTAKEILRDPLNVALGIGFPLVVLLLLSEIQANIPISLFKIDKLVPGISVFGLSFMTLFSSMLIAKDRSSALIQRLYTTPLTASDYILGYALPLIPISLAQSVICYITAIFLGLKITINIVYAILFSIPIALFFITLGLLFGSIFNDKQVGGICGPILTNLAAWLSGTWFDLGLVGGLFKKIAYALPFVHAVELGRAVLGGNFEGIFPHIWWVFGYAGLTVVISILVFTRKMKIN
- a CDS encoding transposase yields the protein MLKILLYSYMNHSYSSREMETSCKRDVNFMCLLEC